The following proteins are encoded in a genomic region of Bernardetia sp. MNP-M8:
- a CDS encoding IS982 family transposase produces MFDKTIKFDEDHLIGIFYLVDEFCLQAQSYVSSKWVGTKSSSTFTPSPTRVPQLSASEIMTILVYYNYSGYKNFQYYYQRFVCNDLVPYFPKLCSYNRFLELIERVSLPMYVLAKLLCAKSEETGTYFIDSKKIVVSDNRRIHSHKVFKDIAKRGKGSMGWFFGFKLHLVINHLGEVMAFEITAANKADNNHNLLKNLLKNLKGNCFGDKGYLTKLWEQLYEKGLKMITKTKKNMKNQLITLKEKYTLRKRAIIESVNDILISVFDVEHSRHRKPINAFTHMAATIVAYHFYPEKPRIFVPK; encoded by the coding sequence ATGTTTGACAAAACTATAAAATTCGACGAAGACCACCTAATCGGTATTTTTTATTTAGTAGATGAGTTCTGTTTACAAGCTCAATCTTATGTATCTAGTAAATGGGTGGGAACAAAAAGCAGTTCCACTTTCACCCCTTCTCCTACTCGTGTTCCCCAGTTATCAGCTAGTGAAATAATGACTATTTTAGTATATTATAATTACTCAGGTTATAAGAATTTTCAATACTATTATCAACGTTTTGTGTGTAACGATTTAGTCCCTTATTTTCCTAAACTTTGCTCCTATAACCGATTTTTAGAATTAATAGAAAGGGTAAGTTTACCTATGTATGTACTCGCCAAACTCCTGTGTGCTAAAAGTGAAGAAACAGGTACTTACTTCATTGATTCTAAGAAAATAGTTGTTTCTGATAATCGTCGTATTCACTCTCATAAAGTGTTCAAAGACATTGCAAAACGAGGAAAAGGGTCAATGGGGTGGTTTTTTGGATTTAAACTTCACTTAGTCATCAATCATTTAGGAGAGGTAATGGCTTTTGAAATTACAGCAGCAAATAAGGCTGATAATAACCACAATCTACTCAAAAATTTATTGAAAAATTTGAAAGGAAATTGCTTTGGTGATAAAGGATATTTGACAAAACTTTGGGAACAACTCTATGAAAAGGGACTTAAAATGATAACTAAAACAAAAAAAAATATGAAGAATCAACTCATCACATTGAAAGAAAAATACACACTTAGAAAAAGAGCCATTATTGAATCTGTAAATGATATTTTAATTTCCGTTTTTGACGTAGAACATTCTAGACATAGGAAGCCTATAAACGCATTTACGCATATGGCAGCTACAATAGTAGCTTATCATTTCTACCCAGAAAAACCTAGAATATTTGTACCTAAATAA
- a CDS encoding type III polyketide synthase — MSYITAINTANPPFTISQEQSADFSAHFMGKTKDEKRKIRILQRATGIKNRHTVLEDYTKKENFDFYPNSEDLEPFPTTSERMKMYEKWATKLGMEAAKPIIEGREQEITHLITVSCTGMYAPGIDIELLENLGLNSSVQRTAINFMGCYASFNAFKVADAFCKAFDAKVLIVGVELCTLHFQKQSDDDNLLANSIFADGAAAVLVESKPKENNTNLFLKNFYCDLVPKGKRDMAWYIRDTGFEMRLSSYVADILGDEIEGILDKLMKGLEVDKNSDSISNWAVHPGGKKILETLAKKLSMDKSKLDVPFKIWEEYGNMSSVTVLFVLKELLHNKEKYHLKNSQLIPCLAFGPGLTVESALFELLEK; from the coding sequence ATGAGTTATATTACTGCTATCAATACTGCAAATCCTCCTTTTACTATTTCCCAAGAGCAAAGTGCTGATTTTTCTGCTCACTTTATGGGAAAAACTAAAGATGAAAAAAGAAAAATTAGAATCTTACAGCGTGCAACAGGAATAAAAAACCGTCATACTGTTTTAGAAGACTATACAAAAAAAGAAAACTTTGATTTTTATCCCAACTCTGAAGATTTAGAACCATTTCCTACTACTTCTGAGCGTATGAAAATGTATGAAAAATGGGCTACAAAATTAGGTATGGAAGCTGCAAAACCAATTATAGAAGGAAGAGAACAAGAAATTACTCATCTGATTACAGTTAGTTGTACAGGAATGTACGCACCTGGAATTGATATTGAACTACTAGAAAACTTAGGATTAAATTCTTCTGTACAGCGAACAGCAATTAATTTTATGGGTTGTTATGCCTCTTTTAATGCTTTCAAAGTAGCTGATGCATTTTGTAAGGCTTTTGATGCAAAAGTATTGATTGTAGGAGTAGAACTTTGCACATTGCATTTCCAAAAACAATCTGATGATGATAATTTGCTTGCCAATTCTATTTTTGCTGATGGAGCTGCTGCTGTTTTGGTAGAATCTAAACCAAAAGAAAACAACACAAACTTGTTTTTGAAAAACTTTTATTGTGATCTTGTTCCAAAAGGAAAACGAGATATGGCATGGTATATACGAGATACAGGTTTTGAGATGCGTTTGTCTTCCTATGTAGCCGATATTTTGGGAGACGAAATTGAAGGGATTTTAGATAAACTAATGAAAGGTTTAGAAGTAGATAAAAATTCGGATTCCATTTCTAATTGGGCTGTTCATCCAGGAGGAAAAAAGATTTTGGAAACACTTGCCAAAAAGCTATCTATGGACAAATCAAAACTAGATGTTCCTTTCAAAATTTGGGAAGAATATGGAAATATGTCTTCTGTAACAGTCCTTTTTGTTTTGAAAGAATTGCTACATAATAAAGAAAAATATCACCTCAAAAATAGTCAACTTATTCCTTGTCTAGCCTTTGGTCCTGGTTTGACTGTCGAATCAGCTTTATTTGAATTACTAGAAAAGTAA
- a CDS encoding CoA-binding protein — protein sequence MQSKKTLILGATPNPTRYAYLAAERLTNRNHEIVPVGIKEGELFGQPIEVQTQTDDLTIHNDIDTITLYVGVRNQPEWYNYILQTKPKRIIFNPGTENPELMKMAREEGIEVEVACTLVMLGSGQY from the coding sequence ATGCAAAGTAAAAAGACACTCATTCTTGGAGCAACTCCAAATCCTACTCGTTATGCCTATTTAGCAGCAGAGAGACTTACCAATAGAAACCATGAAATTGTTCCTGTAGGAATAAAAGAAGGAGAACTTTTTGGACAACCTATAGAAGTACAAACACAAACTGACGACCTTACCATTCATAATGATATTGATACAATAACACTCTACGTAGGAGTGAGAAATCAACCTGAGTGGTACAATTATATTCTGCAAACAAAACCCAAACGAATCATTTTTAATCCAGGTACTGAAAATCCTGAACTTATGAAGATGGCTAGAGAAGAAGGAATAGAGGTAGAAGTAGCTTGTACTTTAGTAATGCTTGGTTCTGGACAGTACTAA
- a CDS encoding DUF697 domain-containing protein, translating to MWDYLLYKLKDKMRLDDDNERADKVIENSVIWAMAASLIPIPLADMIAVTVIQADMVRRLAEINGVEANNANIESWLGTLSGGVLSKLGAQALKLIPGWGSIAGGVGMAVLSGASTYAAGKTFAKHFREGGDLENFDTEAVKGFYDEQLIKGRDFAKQMKDEVEKRAKAAYAEFSGEEVKKEEKDFDFEEVMDFEEVVDEKFQKEENKKQTNTTTSSSNQSSNQNTKTTFSEEPPHQANPNKHSAQKAPKTEDTPPDSATNKTSNQNTTNPSSYQSAKESANALAELRQLASLRDKGILTEEEFQRLKTKLMEKL from the coding sequence ATGTGGGACTATCTTCTTTATAAATTAAAAGACAAAATGCGCCTTGATGATGACAATGAGCGTGCTGATAAAGTCATCGAAAACTCTGTTATTTGGGCAATGGCAGCTTCTCTTATTCCAATTCCTTTAGCTGATATGATTGCTGTTACGGTCATACAGGCTGATATGGTCAGAAGATTGGCAGAAATAAATGGTGTAGAAGCAAACAATGCAAATATAGAATCTTGGCTTGGAACGCTTTCAGGTGGTGTTTTATCAAAACTAGGAGCGCAAGCCCTAAAACTTATACCAGGGTGGGGAAGTATTGCTGGAGGTGTTGGAATGGCAGTTTTGTCAGGGGCATCAACCTATGCAGCAGGAAAAACTTTTGCTAAGCACTTTAGAGAAGGAGGCGATTTAGAAAACTTTGATACAGAAGCTGTAAAAGGATTTTATGATGAGCAGCTTATTAAAGGACGAGATTTTGCCAAACAAATGAAAGATGAAGTAGAAAAACGTGCAAAGGCAGCTTATGCAGAATTTTCAGGCGAAGAGGTTAAAAAAGAAGAAAAAGACTTTGATTTTGAAGAAGTAATGGATTTTGAAGAAGTGGTTGATGAAAAATTTCAAAAAGAAGAAAATAAAAAACAGACTAACACAACTACTTCAAGTTCGAATCAATCTAGCAATCAGAATACAAAAACTACTTTTTCGGAAGAACCTCCTCACCAAGCAAATCCAAACAAACATTCTGCTCAAAAAGCTCCAAAAACCGAAGACACTCCTCCAGATAGTGCTACAAACAAAACTTCAAATCAAAATACTACAAACCCATCTTCTTATCAGTCTGCAAAAGAATCAGCAAATGCACTTGCCGAACTTCGTCAGCTTGCTAGTCTGAGAGACAAAGGAATCTTGACAGAAGAAGAATTTCAACGTCTTAAAACCAAGTTAATGGAGAAGTTATAA
- a CDS encoding Dps family protein translates to METAMIELNRIALDKDKSDKTVNHLNEILSNYQVFYQNLRGFHWNLLGHHFFSLHVKFEELYNEAQLNIDEIAERILTLGHTPLHTYEDYLKNSTVKVHKNISDEKKSVESIITDYSILIKKERETLSVAGDAQDEGTTDMLAGFIKVQEKTVWMLSAWLGSNK, encoded by the coding sequence ATGGAAACTGCTATGATAGAACTCAATCGAATTGCTTTAGATAAAGACAAATCGGATAAAACTGTCAACCACCTCAACGAAATCCTTTCAAATTATCAAGTATTTTATCAAAATCTAAGAGGTTTTCACTGGAATTTATTGGGTCATCATTTCTTTTCTCTTCATGTAAAATTTGAAGAACTATATAATGAAGCGCAATTAAATATTGATGAAATTGCAGAGCGAATCCTTACTTTAGGACATACACCTCTTCATACTTACGAAGATTATCTCAAAAACTCAACAGTGAAAGTTCACAAAAATATAAGTGATGAGAAAAAATCAGTAGAATCAATTATTACTGATTATTCTATTCTTATCAAGAAAGAACGTGAAACGCTTTCTGTTGCTGGTGATGCTCAAGACGAAGGAACAACAGATATGTTGGCAGGATTTATCAAAGTACAAGAAAAAACAGTTTGGATGCTTTCTGCTTGGTTGGGAAGTAACAAATAA